The sequence ACCAAATGAGGTAGAACCCCTGTAACTTGGCCTGCAGTTTTTGCTCTATCAATCAAAATGGCGAGCATGTCATCCACTAAATTGAATAAAAGAGGTGACAGGGGATCACCCTTCCTTAGTCCTTTTTTTAGATTGGAAAAATCTCCCTAAACTGTCACTAGCCCTGATACTTAAACTTTTTTGAGGTAAAGTGATTGATCCAGGAGCACCATTCGTTACTGAACCCCTTCATTCTTAGAACTTGCTgcaagaaaggccatttaatcttaTCATATGCCTTCTGAAAATTCAACTTCAAAACTACACCATTTAGTCTTTTTGTATGTAGCTCATGTAACATCTCATGCAACACTACTACACTATCCAAAATATTTCTTTGTGGCATAAAGGCTGACTGTGATGGCCTAATCAACTTATCTGCTAATTTTTGAACTCTATTTACTCCTACCTTAGTGAAAATCTTAAAACTCACATTTAGTAGGCAAATAGGTCTAAACTGCTTAATATGTGCAACCTCTCTTTGTTTGGGTATCAAAGTTATGATTCCAAAATTGAGACTGGACATGGATAAATCTCCTTTCTTAAAATCTAGAAACATAGCCATAAGATCACTCTTTATGAGTTCCCAAAAAACCTGATAAAACTCAGCTAGGAACCTGTCAGGTCCAGGAGCCTTATTATGTTTCATTTAGAAATTAGTGTTTTAACTTCTTCTGAGAATATATGATGATGATTAGACGTGCATATTATGATTAGACGTGCATGTTTTATGGTGCAGAATATTAGCCATTAAAAAGAGGTCATGTTCACGTTATATTGAATTTACGGCCATATAAGAAGGGGTCGAGCCCAAAATGAAGATATTCGTGAGAGACTAGGTGTAATTGAAGAAAAGTTTCTCCCATATCAATTAAGATTGTTTGCACATATCCAACAATAGTGGGATCCTAAGACACGATAATAATGAGAAGAGATGCAGGAGAAAACTCAAGTTGACATGGGAAAATCAATAAAAAGATAATTAAAAGAATATAATATAGTTAAAGGTTTATTATTGAATTGAAGCAAATAAAAAATAGTTATCCACATGATTGAACCTTAATTCATGGCTTATGTTGAGTTTAACTTTAATTTATTCTAACTTATTTGGTACTTAAAAGACATGTTGTTAATTAAGATTTGTCAGATTCTAATTATTTCTTTTTGGTCGTCTGTTCCAATCCTGTTTTGTGGTGCTTCGTCTCCCAATAACAAAATGACTCTAGCTCCTTGATGGCTCTCGATGAGGAGTCGTTTTTTTAAGACCGTTTGGCACGGCTTCACGAAGAGACAGAGGAGCCATCCAGAGAGCCCTGCCAAAGGGAGCCTGAATCCTTCGTATCGTTGTATGAAGTAGTGGACACAATTGCGATTGAGTGACATGTGCCGGAAAATATTAACTATGAACATGTCTTGGAAGGTTTCATTTCAACAAAACACAAGAAAAAATATTTCTCAAGTAAAAATTATACAATCAAATTACTCCCTCTGTCCTAAATTCTAATTTGTTTGACTTTTTTGTGTCAAGTTTGACTGGCTCGTCTTATTTTATTTTTtacgaaaaaaataaaaaaaaatcaaagtcatacttaaaatatattatatgctaaacaatattaCAGTAAAAACTAGTAATAAATATGAAATTTTTTAATAAGACAAGTTAGTTAAACTTAGGCTAAAAACGtaaaacgaattataaattgggTGGTACAGAGGGAGTATCATTTTTATATCCCTTCACTAGGTAACCGCTCCATTTCGAAAATAATACGGTTGTATCTACTGAGGCAAACTGATATGAACGAAAGTGCTCGATTGTTGCTTGCGATTTGCGAATCACAAGAGAGATAGAATCCGAAAACAATATCAGGTTAATTGACTTTTGTAGTAGATTAAAATAAATAAAGAATGCGAGAAAAAATCATTGTCAAAAGTGCGCTGTTGCAGGGATCGAACGCTTAGTAGTTATAGTATACTAATTAAAATATAAATAAAGAATGCAAAAAAATCAAAAAATGCGCCGTTGCCGGGGATCGAACCCGGGTCACCCGCGTGACAGGCGGGAATACTCACCACTATACTACAACGACTTTTTGTTTATTACTCCTACTATGTTGTTTAAGTATGTTAAATATCTTATCACAACCACATGGTAACAAAGCGAGGACAAAATTTCATGTCTCCGTTCTTAGAGTAACAAACTAACAATATCAGGCAAATCTTGACCGGCAGTCCGGCACCAAGCGGAATTATTAGCATCGAATTCGGATCTCCATACTTGATGGCtgcaaaatatatatatatataggtacATGTCTTAAACTTCGAGGAATGCAAAGGTTTTGTATAGCAACCTGACTGACACTCGAACAAGTTCATACAGAGCCTCTGCTCCTTCGATACAATTGAGAGGGACACTACGAGTCACGCATATTTTCCATGACCGCTACAAATAATGTCTGAACCAATAGTTTTACTGGGAGGTCAAGCTACAAATTGTGAGATAAATCCATGTTTAGCATTGACTAAGCTTCAGCCTCAGACCGCTTTAACTATCTTCGAGCGGCCTAACAGGCTATAGCATTCACCTCTTCAGCCACTTTGCTTTTCCAGGAATTCAGTCTCCCTCGTTATGCAAATGTTGCCTGTGGTAATGCCAGAATGAACCACTATGATTAGTTAAACAAAATGAATGAAAAATCCAAAAAAAAAGAAGAGGTCAAACTAATATTTGGTACTGCACACTGTGTCCTGTTGGAGTAACTGATCACGGACAAGCAATTTTCTATTAGTTCCCAGTGACTGGATGCAACATCTTCTATTAGTTCAGCATTTGAAAGGTTCACGGTCTCGGGCAAGCAGCAAGCTTGAACTCACAAAGCTCTTTTAAATGAACATGCATCAGTTACAGCAGCTGAATGGCCACCTCCAGCAGCTAGTCTTCTAATCTCGCTTCAGCAATACACCTATGTCTACGTCACACAAATGATAATCAAGGACCTAGAGCTGCAAATAAACTTCACGGTGTAGCAAGAGCAGCACCAGCAGAGTCCTGTATTTAACCCAGAAAAAGGAAAACAAGATCGTATTACTATGAAACCTAACCATTAACTGAAGAGATTATACTGAAACTAGACTTTGAAAAGGCCTTCGACAAGATTGAATACGAAGCAATACATCAGGTCCTTAAGCCAAAAGGCCTTGGCGACAGATgaattaggccttgttcgtttgtgcaagattggtgggtcggaacgattcctaaccagattgcttctctaatttatataaattttgattagctggaacgattccgggtgcattccgacagaaacgaacaaggccttaaccGGAAGGCTAACATGGGTTCGGATACCTCATCAGTCCTAAACAGAGTACCCGGCAAAGTCTTCCACTTCAAAAGAAGGGTTCGACCTTCGACGGGGTGATCCTCTATGCCCTTCAAGGTGATAGACAGCAGGCGCCCGTGCTCTATCCGCGGAAGTTTTGGAGGCCCTAAAGGAGGAGCGTCATAGTATTGCTTGAGGAGACTGACATGGAAGACGTCATGGATGAGAGCACCCTCGGGTAGCTGCAAGCGGTATTCAACAACGTCAATGCCCTCCTTGAGTTGGAAAGGCATGGCATAGCAGGGGCCGAGCTTGACGTTGGGGTGGGTCACAAGGGAGGCAGCTTGGTGATGGAGGAGGCGCACCTACGGAGCACTCAAGGTCATGCCGTCATGATGATAGCCATCGTAGTAGCGCTTGGCGTAGGCCTGCGCTTGGAGAAGTCGGTCGTGCACCTCTATCAAGAAAAGGTCCCACTCCTACAACATGTTGTCCACTGTCCGGGTGTGCGTTGTGCCTACCAAGAATGGGGCCAGCGCAGGGACAGTCGGCCATAAACCACCTGAAACAGAGTGGCACATGAGGTGTAGTATTTCACCCAAGGTAGCCACTCGACCCATGCACGGGGACGGTCACCGGTGATGCAACGGAGGTACATGGCGATGGTCTTGTTGGCGGCCTCAAACTGACCATCTATCTACGGGTGGAAGGTGGTGCTCATGCACAGCTTGACACCTGCCATCCTAAACAAGTCGCGCCATACGACGCTAATGAACAACGGGTCATGGTCGTTGATGATAGACATCCGAAAACCGTGGAGTCGGACAATCTCAGTGAAAAAGACGCACGCTATGGAGGAGGCAGTGTAGGGGTGACCAAGAACAATGAAGTGGGTGTACTTCAAAAGGCGGTCCACCACCGTTAGAATTTCTGACTTGTCGTGTATGCGTGGAAGGCTCTCGATGAAGTCAAGGGCAATGTCCGACATATCTGGGAGGGAACATCAAGCGACTAAAGGAGACCGACCAAGTGTAGCGACTCGATCTTCTGTGCTCAGACACACGTAATCGCGCACCAAGATGTAGTCACCCTCGGCATGGAAATTGGCATGCAGTTGTTGTAGAGTTTTCTAGAAGCCCTCATGGCCCATATGCGCGAGCTGTAATACTTAGGGAAGGATGTCGAGGGCAGGAACACCCCTGAGCCGTGGAGTACGTTGTCATGGATGCGCCATAGGTTGCCGAACGCATCGGGAGCGAGTTTATCGTGCATGTCTATCGGTGTTTGGACTCATGGTCCTAACCAGTGAGGGGCCCCTTGGCAATGATTTTTAGGAGGATCTGTCAGATGGTTTGGAACAAAATGACAATGATTAAATTTCAAGCTTTAATATGGCAGAAATTTCTCCAGGTTAATAAATGGTATTGGACCAGAAAATTTGCGGAATATTCAGTGTAAATGGTAACAATCAATCTAAATGCAGCTGTGTATGCTAGCTTTTTTTTTATTCCTTTCGAATATCAAATCTGAACTTTGTTGTTTTCTGATATCTTGCACACATCCTATCGAACCAAATGTAAATACAGACCGGGCTCTGATGATGGGGCATTCTAACCCATATGCCATATCCGATCGCCTAGAATTTTATTCGAAAGTGAACATCCACACCATCTTCACCACTAATTATCACCATATCAGAACTACGGAAATACAACTGATTCCACATATTTTTCGCAAATCAGCGATGAGCTGTGCTGGAACTTTATTGTTAAATTCGGCTCCTATTCCTTTTTAACATATGCGAAGACTACTGGAGGAGCTCCTTTTAAATGCCATTAAGCTCCATCTTTTGCAGCCATCTCAAACGCCCTCATGAATACATTTGGAGGCTGGCCACCACTGAGTTGATATTTATCATTGATCTGAAAGATGGTGAAGTGAATAGCAAATGAATAAATTTATTATACATGGGACGATGGATAAAAGATGATAAACATCATCATCGATAAATCCTCATACCACAAAATGTGGTACCCCGGAGATGCCAGATGAATACTTCTTGAGTTCTTCCTGAACCTTTTAGCAATAAAAATGATTTGTGAGCCCTGTCATGACAGAGATATGGCTCCAGGAGCAGAATTAACTGGAAAACATACCTCATCGACTCCTTTGGTAGGGTCTTGAAACAGTTCTTCGGCCCCTTCTATGCCCACCTTTCTTGCAGCGTCCAGCAAAACCTGCCTGCAATACATCAAATAATTTAAGTAGATGGCTTAAACATTAATAAAGAAAAAAACCACTCAAACATAGAAAGGATGCAATCTGCATTTAAAAAAATTGTATTGGGCATGATGAAACCTAGGATAAAGAACGTCACTAGAATGAATTATTGACAGCTAACACCATAACAGTGGGCCATCACGAAGAGATTTGGAAAACTGGGGCAATTAAATTTGATGATCATACCATAATGTATAAGTTTGATACTATCTCCTCTCTTCAAATAATAAAATGATATGCAGTTCTTCTAATATACTTGTCACCATAATGTATGTGTTTGAGAAAAAAAAGGTTTGATCCATACTCACTTGTCACCAATATACTTTCCTTCACAAAAGTAATTAAGGAATAATTCTCCAACAAGAGCATTTTGCTTGTCATAGCCTTGGTGTCCAGCAAGTGCTATGAGCCTATGACTATCCATCGTATCCCCTCTGGATTAAAATCTTTACATcagcaaaccaataaaagatgctGCATGGCATGAAAGATGAACGCAAACCACATCTTCAAAACCATATACTTACGTCAGCCCCGACATGTCATACTCAAGCCCGAGTCCTCGAAATATCTGATACACAAGCACACACGTTAAAATAGGACAGCAGCTCTAAACACCTTCTGCGCAAAAGCGAGCAAATTCTACCCTAAGGCAAGTTCACAGGAAGAAACCTCGGCCATGCGAGAAATGACACGCTCATACTGAACAGGACCAAACTTCGCCTTGTAGAAGTCAGATTTCCTGACGCCCTCCTTAGGCGCATCAGGGTTTAGAAAGAACGGATGCCAGCGGACCTTCCAAGCAAAGCAAGCAGACAGACACAGGGTTGGCACCCGCGTAAACAAGAATTCTGAAACCGGGATCATGACGGGGATCTGAAGAGGGGGAGCGAAACCTCGAAGTCAAACTTGTCCCTGCTTTGCTCCATCGCTTTCTCGAGGTTCTTTTTGCCGACAAAGCACCAAGGGCATACTGTGTCCGAGCTCACATCGATCTGGATGAGCTTCTTGCCAGTGTCTGAAGCCATGGATTTTGCACACCTGCTATACAGTTTTCGGCAGCAAATATTCAGATTGGTCAGTGATGGGGGGGATTTATATGTTTGTTAGTCATTCCTTTGCAGATTAGTCAGTGTAGCTGAGTTAGGCTCTGTTAGGAGCATAGGGCTAATTGTTAGTCAAGTGCTCTTGTTAGTCAGGTAATTTTTAGATCAAATTAGCTCTAGCTCATCCAAACAGGAGGCTAATAAGtgagctaatttgttagctaagcctACAGTACAACTAGTTGTTAGCCAAACTAGCTGGCTGCTGGCCAACTCCACAAGAATTTACATGACACCGAGAGGCAAGGGCATATGCTCCCTTTCCAGAAAGGAAGTGTGGTCCATGTTGGTTCATGGTTCATCCACCTAAACTTAACAGTTAATCCCACGATTTGGCCAAGATGGCCGTATCCAAAACTTATTTCAACCAGTGTTACCAAGATTTTCTTTTACTAGGCAATACAACAATATATTTCCCAACCAGCTAGGATGAAATCGTTGTTCTACCCAAAAaaaaaacaacaacaacaaaaaagaACCGAACCTGGGAGCGCCGAGTTTCGCGAGGGACGGGATGCGGACGGAGAGCAGGCGACCTGGCATACACAAGCACGGGGAGATCCTTCGTTTTCCTCCACAGCTTCAGCGCTCTTCCCTCGTCTAGTTCGTGGAAGGATGGAGAAGCAGTCGCGGTCTCGCGGAATTTGGTTGGTGGGTGGGCTCGGTTCACGCCTTCACGGTCCCGTGCTCTCAGTCTCAGCAACCTGCCAACCCACCCCTGGACCTGGTCCACGGTAGGCACGTGAGGCGCTCTGTCTTTCTCTGCCGTTCCTGTACGTCCAATCCTTCCAAGAACCTCGGGTGGTCCAGAAAAATCCGGTGGTCGATGCCCACGGACAAGCGTGTGCGCCACGAGCGAGCCCGACGAACAACGGAGCAAGGGAACAAGGCCATTTCCATCGGTCAAACAGGAGAAGGCAAGCAAAGCTCCGCCACCTTCAGCAGAATCCGCCCAAAGGCTGCACCGTAGTTCACTCCTGTTTCTCCCCAGGTGGTTGGCCCTAACTTACCACATTTTATCTAACTTTTATGTCTAAGTTTATTTATTTAATTCGAATGACTAATtagtccaagtgtgacatatttaACCATAAACCAAACAAGCCTTTAGCTTTACAGTTTTGTCCTATTTTTGTGATCTGTTAGATTTATTTCAAGTTGTGTGAACTTGGTCTTACCCTCTAAATAAGCGAAAGCCGAAATTCTGATCCATTATCTAAAAAAGTATTTTTCTTGCGCTAATCCTAATCAATTGTTGGATGATCGCCCGACTAATCTGATGAAACTGAGCTGGACATCTTTTATATTAGAGAGAAAAGAAAGTCCTACATACAAGATGAGGATCTTGCTGAGCAAGATCATCATCCACACCACACCGAAACTGAAACAAAGATTACATATGATCAAGAGAGtctgactcgaccgctccaagggTATCAACTAAACTATCCCTAAACAGGTAAGGTGAGGCTGTGTGCAGCGGCTCCCGTGGCCGCTCTCCCTCCCCTCCCGTAGAGGCAACAGACAGCCCCTATACGCCGCAGCGCTGCCCCCTACGGTGCCCCCACGATAGAGCGCATGTGtcctcctcttctctctcccgTTGGATGCAGCGCGCACTCTTCTCCTCCCCCTTCTACTGTGCTATGGGTCCGGCTCTAATTGTTAGTAGAAGAAAAATTGATAGTAGATAAAAAGTAGTATATGAaataatattttatagttgtagtgggatATATGGGGAGAAAATAGGGGAAACCGCTGCGGGGGATGAAAAAGTAGGGggtgaaatgttgatgatgtgacgcaaaaagtgatataggggggaaAATTTAGAGGTAACCGTTGTGGACAGTCTGAGGAGCCCCAGCCAAGACCCAACCTTGTTTGGTCTAGGGACTACGCGGACTAGCCCTTCGCGCCACCACAAGATGAGGAAAAATTTAGAGGTAACCACTGTGGACAGTCTTCAAAATTTAGTTGAAGAAGGACGGCACATTTGAAGTGGACTAGCCCTTCGCGCCACCACATTTGAAGTTGGCAGCCTACGAGCGAGAGCTAATCACCCGAGTGCAGGCAGTCCGACACCAGCGGTTGTACCTATGGGGCCCCCACTGCTATCCACTAGTCTATTTCTTGTTAATTCACTTTGGATTTGGACCGAAAACTGAGGTTTCCAAAACCTTAGATTTCAGCATGAAAACCTAATGTAAGCATCCCCGTGGACATTAGCATCAATAAAAAAATGTATAGGGTGGCACAAAACCATCAACTTTGTCATGAAGAGAAAGGAATAAGCTACTCTACAAAGAAAAAAAATGAATTTTCACACCGCTGGAAGTTTCAGCAAACGATCTAGGACTATATTTCATCAACACATGTACACAACACACAGGATTTAGCTTGGGTCTTCCACTTGCCGGCCGTGAAGACTTCCATCAGATTCAGCGGGGTCATTCATCCTCATTGAACAACATAATCTGCAGTGGAAACATAATCCTCTTAAAAATGTTTTCGGACTGTTTAAAAGAACCATGTCGACAAAGTACCAAGTAACATTTAAATGGTTTCTGGAAAAAAGCTAGGTAGGTACCTTTGCATAGATAGGGCAAGCTTGACTTCTTTCCATCCACTCGTAAATGCAACTAAGGTGGAAATTATGTTTGCACTGCAACACGATCTTCGGGTTCTCGAAATCATATTCTGTGTGGACAGATGAGTATATGATTCAGTGCACAAGGAATGTTGAAGCCACAAATGTATGGTGTTGCGCATAAACTGTAAGGGGAAGCAAGATGGTTAGAACATCTGTCTTTCACCTTTTGCAAGTTCAAAACCACCTAACATGTTTTTTACTTTTACATTGACATGGAAAcagataataataacaataatctaACGAACCATCATAATTGAGCACTTAGGTTTAGGCATGACCATATTTAGAATGAATCAAATGGATGAACATGTATTTCCTTCAGCAGCTAGGTACAACTCCAAAAAAATTAACTATTTATCTTTTTATCCATGCATGCTAGACACTTAAACCTGTAACTTATAAGAGCAATGTCAGTTGTTTCCACCAACCTTCTAGGCACACTGAACAGTCATCCTCACTGTCCGAAGAATCACAGAACTGTATTCCATCGATTCTCGAGCCTTTTGAGTGTTGTTTCGCTGATGACCCAGAAACCTTACGAGTCGTGCAGGATATTGTTGTTTGTCAAACTATAAGCTACCCTTCCGGTAAAATgactgaaagtagcctagagggggtgaataggcggaatctaaaaattataaacttaagcacaaactacaagccggggttagcgttagaattaaacccgagtccgaaagagagggtgaaaaacaaatcaaaagcaaatgaagcggatgacacagtgatttgttttaccgaggttcggttcttgaaaacctactccccgttgaggtggtcacaaagattaggtctctttcaaccctttccctctctcaaacggtgacctagaccgagtgagctttctccttaatcaaacgggtcacttagaccccacaaggaccaccacacaattggtgtctcttgctttgattacaagtgagatcACCTAGAGggcggtgaataggtgatcctgtagaattcaacactaaattccaacaaccttAATTATAAAAATATTAGTGCGGGTTAATCAAGTTAATGAGACGAGTtcttgcgaacacagacaatcaaagaaggaacaatcacaagagacacgtgattttatcccgtggttcggccaagtaacacttgcctacttccacgttgtggcgtcccaatggacgagggttgcactcaacccctttcaagtgatccaatgatcaacttgaataccacgacttttcttccttatctctttttcccgtttgcgaggaatctccacaagttggagtctctcgcccttacaacaaagatcacaatgaaagcacaagagtaaggttggggagcaacacacacaaattcgcagcacacacacacacacacaagccaagacttgagctcaaaatgaagcacaaagagttcacaactagaatggagctcaaatcactaacacaatcgatcaaatgcgcggagacggagtgtgggagacttagaatgcttagtgaatgcttgggtaactcctccatgcgcctaggggtcccttttatagccctaaggcagctaggagccattggagaccaacaaggaaggccaaagttgccttctgtcgggtggcgcaccggacagtccagtgtgccaccggacagtcattgtagactgtccggtgtcgatcttcttcctattctggcgcagacgaccgttgcagattcgtggcagttggcgcaccggacactgtccggtgcacaccggacagtccggtgccccctgtcgaccgttggcgcgggccacgcgttgcccgcggattgcgcggccaaccgttgcgctggcggtcgttggctcactggacagtccggtgcaccaccggacagtccggtgaattatagttgtacgccgccaaactttcccgagagcggcctgttcaccggaggccagcctggcgcaccggacactgtccggtgcaccactggacactgtccggtgtgccagactgagctgagtcttggctgtaccaagctaagtcttttgcatttcttttcttctcttcttttctctgtttctagcatttagacaatatatgttagtactcaaaacaatatactaagtctagaaacataccttgttacataaTTTGCACTTCTtgtttgtttggcacataatcaactcacttaatatgtgttggacactttaatcaccaaaacattatagaaatggcccaaaggcacatttccctttcaatctccgtctttttggtgatttatgccaacacatcaaaaagcaaccaaaataagtgcaacatcaatgcaaatgaggaccaaattgttttttactttaatttggcatatttggatcattctttgccaccacttggtttatttttgcaaatcaaattcattttcctatctctaattcaacctcacttgtttgggcataaagagatataatccaagaatgaaattgatcaagagccaaaaactcccccttttccccataa is a genomic window of Zea mays cultivar B73 chromosome 5, Zm-B73-REFERENCE-NAM-5.0, whole genome shotgun sequence containing:
- the LOC100194152 gene encoding uncharacterized protein LOC100194152; the protein is MPGRLLSVRIPSLAKLGAPRCAKSMASDTGKKLIQIDVSSDTVCPWCFVGKKNLEKAMEQSRDKFDFEVRWHPFFLNPDAPKEGVRKSDFYKAKFGPVQYERVISRMAEIFRGLGLEYDMSGLTGDTMDSHRLIALAGHQGYDKQNALVGELFLNYFCEGKYIGDKQVLLDAARKVGIEGAEELFQDPTKGVDEVQEELKKYSSGISGVPHFVINDKYQLSGGQPPNVFMRAFEMAAKDGA
- the LOC100194152 gene encoding uncharacterized protein isoform X2; the protein is MPGRLLSVRIPSLAKLGAPSRCAKSMASDTGKKLIQIDVSSDTVCPWCFVGKKNLEKAMEQSRDKFDFEVRWHPFFLNPDAPKEGVRKSDFYKAKFGPVQYERVISRMAEIFRGLGLEYDMSGLTGDTMDSHRLIALAGHQGYDKQNALVGELFLNYFCEGKYIGDKQVLLDAARKVGIEGAEELFQDPTKGVDEINDKYQLSGGQPPNVFMRAFEMAAKDGA
- the LOC100194152 gene encoding uncharacterized protein isoform X3, whose translation is MPGRLLSVRIPSLAKLGAPRCAKSMASDTGKKLIQIDVSSDTVCPWCFVGKKNLEKAMEQSRDKFDFEVRWHPFFLNPDAPKEGVRKSDFYKAKFGPVQYERVISRMAEIFRGLGLEYDMSGLTGDTMDSHRLIALAGHQGYDKQNALVGELFLNYFCEGKYIGDKQVLLDAARKVGIEGAEELFQDPTKGVDEINDKYQLSGGQPPNVFMRAFEMAAKDGA
- the LOC100194152 gene encoding uncharacterized protein isoform X1, whose protein sequence is MPGRLLSVRIPSLAKLGAPSRCAKSMASDTGKKLIQIDVSSDTVCPWCFVGKKNLEKAMEQSRDKFDFEVRWHPFFLNPDAPKEGVRKSDFYKAKFGPVQYERVISRMAEIFRGLGLEYDMSGLTGDTMDSHRLIALAGHQGYDKQNALVGELFLNYFCEGKYIGDKQVLLDAARKVGIEGAEELFQDPTKGVDEVQEELKKYSSGISGVPHFVINDKYQLSGGQPPNVFMRAFEMAAKDGA